A genome region from Rhodanobacter thiooxydans includes the following:
- a CDS encoding dipeptide epimerase: MKITDIQFGMLRVPLKTPFKTALRTVNTVEDIVVMVHTDSGQVGYGEAPATAVITGDTHGSIIDAIRHYISPRLIGQDIANLNHLTQLIQSSMEKNTSAKAAVEIALYDLWGQLYGAPLYKLLGGGDPVITTDITISVDYIDKMVADSVSAVERGFESLKIKVGKDIGVDIERVKAIYAAVEGRALLRLDANQGWTAKQAVYALQTLEDAGIKLELIEQPVKARDLAGMRYVTERVHTPVMADESVFGPMEVIELIRLRAADIINIKLMKTGGISNAVRIADIAGMHGVECMIGCMLETSISVAAAVHVAVAKSNVITKVDLDGPSLCQFNPVDGGVIFNESEISVTDAPGLGIREIRGLERIEA, from the coding sequence ATGAAGATCACAGACATCCAGTTCGGCATGCTGCGGGTGCCGCTGAAAACCCCGTTCAAGACGGCGCTGCGCACGGTCAACACGGTGGAGGACATCGTGGTGATGGTGCACACCGACTCGGGCCAGGTCGGCTACGGCGAGGCGCCGGCCACCGCGGTGATCACCGGCGACACCCACGGTTCGATCATCGACGCGATCCGCCACTACATCTCGCCGCGGCTGATCGGCCAGGACATCGCCAACCTCAATCACCTCACCCAGCTGATCCAGTCTTCGATGGAGAAGAACACCAGCGCCAAGGCGGCGGTGGAGATCGCGCTGTACGACCTGTGGGGCCAGCTCTACGGCGCGCCGCTGTACAAGCTGCTGGGCGGCGGCGACCCGGTGATCACCACCGACATCACCATCAGCGTCGACTACATCGACAAGATGGTGGCCGACTCGGTCTCCGCGGTGGAGCGCGGTTTCGAATCGTTGAAGATCAAGGTGGGCAAGGACATCGGCGTCGACATCGAGCGGGTCAAGGCGATCTATGCCGCGGTGGAAGGGCGTGCGCTGCTGCGGCTGGACGCGAACCAGGGCTGGACCGCGAAGCAGGCGGTGTACGCGCTGCAGACGCTGGAGGACGCCGGCATCAAGCTGGAGCTGATCGAGCAGCCAGTGAAGGCGCGCGACCTGGCCGGCATGCGCTACGTCACCGAGCGCGTGCACACCCCGGTGATGGCCGACGAGAGCGTGTTCGGCCCGATGGAGGTGATCGAACTGATCCGCCTGCGCGCGGCCGACATCATCAACATCAAGCTGATGAAGACCGGCGGCATCTCCAATGCGGTGCGCATCGCCGACATCGCCGGCATGCACGGCGTCGAGTGCATGATCGGCTGCATGCTGGAAACCTCGATCAGCGTGGCCGCGGCGGTGCACGTGGCGGTGGCGAAGTCGAACGTGATCACCAAGGTCGACCTGGACGGCCCCTCGCTGTGCCAGTTCAACCCGGTCGACGGTGGGGTAATCTTCAACGAGTCGGAGATCTCCGTGACGGACGCGCCCGGACTGGGCATCCGCGAGATCCGCGGATTGGAGAGGATCGAAGCCTGA